In Musa acuminata AAA Group cultivar baxijiao chromosome BXJ3-9, Cavendish_Baxijiao_AAA, whole genome shotgun sequence, a single genomic region encodes these proteins:
- the LOC135649552 gene encoding 1-aminocyclopropane-1-carboxylate synthase-like, with protein MGLHVDEHSNYNVLSRIATSDGHGENSSYFDGWKAYDNDPFHPIDNPQGVIQMGLAENQLCLDLMQQWIKQNPQASICTGEGVSEFKDVANFQDYHGLPDFRKAIARFMGKARGGGVTFDPERIVMSGGATGAQETIAFCLANPGEAFLIPTPYYPGFDRDFRWRTGVQLLPIQCHSFDNFKITEPALVTAYQRAQTANIRVKGILVTNPSNPLGTTLDRETLRTLVSFANEKRIHLVCDEIFSGTVFDKPTYVSVSEIVEEEPYYDRDLIHIVYSLSKDLGVPGFRVGVIYSYNDAVVSCARKMSSFGLVSTQTQHLLASMLGDDDFTTKFLAESRRRLSRRHKYFTAGLHRVDIKCLESNAGLFCWMNLTHLLNEATVEAELKLWRVIIKEVKLNISPGSSFHCSEPGWFRVCFANMDDNTMETALKRIRKFVSPGNHTAAAQAKKKNKRWDAALRLSLPRRFEELSIMTPRLMSPHSPLVQAAN; from the exons ATGGGGCTCCACGTTGATGAACACTCAAATTACAATGTCCTCTCCCGCATCGCAACGAGCGATGGCCACGGGGAGAACTCCTCATACTTCGATGGCTGGAAGGCCTACGATAATGATCCTTTCCACCCCATCGACAATCCTCAGGGGGTCATCCAAATGGGACTTGCAGAAAACCAG CTCTGCCTGGACTTGATGCAGCAGTGGATCAAGCAGAACCCACAGGCTTCCATTTGCACCGGCGAGGGCGTTTCCGAGTTTAAGGACGTCGCGAACTTCCAAGACTACCACGGCCTGCCAGACTTCCGAAAG GCGATTGCTAGGTTCATGGGGAAAGCGAGAGGAGGAGGAGTTACGTTCGACCCGGAGCGCATTGTAATGAGCGGCGGAGCCACCGGAGCTCAGGAAACCATCGCATTTTGTCTAGCGAATCCTGGGGAGGCCTTCCTGATTCCAACGCCATATTATCCAGG CTTCGATCGAGACTTTCGGTGGAGAACTGGAGTTCAACTCCTCCCTATTCAGTGCCACAGCTTCGACAACTTCAAGATCACCGAACCCGCGCTAGTTACTGCCTATCAAAGGGCACAAACAGCTAACATCAGGGTTAAAGGAATCCTGGTAACCAACCCTTCAAACCCTCTGGGTACAACCTTGGACAGAGAGACACTGAGAACCTTAGTGAGCTTCGCCAACGAGAAACGGATCCACTTGGTGTGCGACGAGATATTCTCGGGCACCGTCTTCGACAAGCCTACCTACGTCAGCGTCTCCGAGATCGTGGAAGAGGAACCATACTACGACAGGGACCTAATTCACATCGTCTACAGTCTGTCCAAGGATCTCGGCGTCCCTGGATTCCGCGTGGGTGTCATTTACTCGTACAATGATGCAGTGGTCAGCTGTGCTCGGAAGATGTCCAGCTTTGGACTGGTCTCGACTCAAACGCAGCACCTACTGGCTTCCATGCTGGGAGATGATGACTTCACAACCAAATTTTTGGCGGAGAGCAGGAGGAGATTGTCGCGCAGGCACAAATATTTTACTGCTGGCCTCCACAGAGTTGATATCAAATGTTTGGAGAGCAATGCGGGGCTATTCTGCTGGATGAACTTGACGCATCTGCTAAACGAAGCCACGGTGGAGGCGGAACTCAAGCTGTGGCGAGTGATAATTAAGGAGGTGAAGCTCAACATTTCACCGGGGTCTTCGTTCCACTGCTCTGAGCCGGGGTGGTTCAGGGTGTGCTTCGCCAACATGGACGATAACACCATGGAAACCGCATTGAAGAGGATCAGGAAGTTTGTGTCCCCCGGGAATCACACTGCGGCTGCGCAagccaagaagaagaacaagaggtGGGACGCGGCGCTCCGCCTAAGTTTGCCTCGTCGGTTCGAGGAACTGAGCATCATGACACCTCGCCTCATGTCTCCTCACTCGCCCCTTGTTCAGGCCGCCAACTGA